A region from the Pelobates fuscus isolate aPelFus1 chromosome 3, aPelFus1.pri, whole genome shotgun sequence genome encodes:
- the LOC134601462 gene encoding nuclear factor interleukin-3-regulated protein-like yields MNGLATFPNNDDSTLHPVLPTLEPYAPPSQNHIAEDSSSSGSLLSGSGLLLARSLLGRRSSSSSPSSSPSPSSSALRRRREFTPDEKKDDSYWDKRRKNNEAAKRSREKRRAGDLALESRVIALLEENARLRAELLALRFRFGLVRDPCEESRAYPPPCSHHDPSPPNAPTPLPHSEDSGFSTPSVGSPVFFEDRVPEQEAQPLPATNMTYYGAVGGETIENPRGRLETLGDNYKCLPHKLRFKACASGEEGMGGTAPVARESSNFVPDVTPGYPQQSLTCPRGRWNAQGQDGANTPASDSTDLRSQLASLSAEVAQLKRIFSEQVMTRGGPD; encoded by the coding sequence ATGAATGGTCTGGCAACTTTCCCCAACAATGATGATTCTACTTTACACCCAGTTCTACCTACACTGGAGCCATATGCCCCTCCTTCACAAAATCACATAGCTGAAGATTCCTCGTCTTCAGGATCTCTCCTGTCAGGTTCTGGTCTTCTCCTTGCTCGATCACTGCTTGGTCGACGAAGTTCTTCATCCTCTCCTTCTTCATCACCTTCTCCATCCTCCTCTGCCCTCCGCCGCCGGCGGGAATTCACCCCAGATGAGAAGAAAGACGACAGTTATTGGGACAAAAGACGCAAGAATAATGAGGCAGCAAAACGTTCAAGGGAGAAGCGGCGAGCAGGTGACCTGGCCCTGGAGAGTCGTGTTATTGCACTCCTTGAAGAAAATGCTAGGCTCCGTGCAGAGCTCCTTGCTCTACGCTTCCGTTTTGGCCTTGTTCGGGACCCTTGTGAAGAAAGTCGAGCCTATCCACCTCCTTGTTCACACCATGACCCTTCCCCTCCAAACGCTCCTACACCTCTGCCTCACTCTGAAGACTCTGGGTTCTCAACCCCTAGTGTGGGCAGCCCAGTTTTCTTTGAAGACAGGGTCCCTGAGCAAGAAGCACAACCACTGCCTGCTACAAATATGACTTATTATGGAGCAGTTGGAGGTGAGACAATAGAAAATCCTCGTGGTAGGTTAGAAACTCTTGGAGATAATTATAAGTGTCTCCCACACAAGTTGAGGTTTAAGGCATGTGCCTCTGGTGAGGAGGGAATGGGTGGTACAGCACCTGTGGCAAGAGAAAGCAGCAATTTTGTCCCTGATGTAACCCCTGGATACCCCCAGCAATCCTTAACCTGCCCCCGAGGACGATGGAATGCTCAAGGTCAAGATGGAGCAAACACACCTGCCTCGGATAGCACTGATCTTCGATCCCAGCTTGCCTCACTATCAGCAGAGGTAGCTCAGTTGAAAAGGATTTTCTCTGAGCAGGTCATGACCCGTGGTGGACCTGATTGA